A part of Candidatus Lernaella stagnicola genomic DNA contains:
- a CDS encoding NYN domain-containing protein: MADENNLAVFIDFENLALGLVDKKAKFDISKVLARLVEKGKIVAKSAYADWGRYSDYKRQLHEAAIELIEIPKRAMTGKNSADIRLVVDAMDLCYSKDHIDTFVIVSGDSDFSPLVSKLKENGKRVIGIGMRDSTSDLLAGNCDEFIYYEDLFSPESEPEKIDKTLPKKKREAFELLIAAITALVRENKEILWSSMVKDTMKRKQPNFSESFHGYRTFSELLEDAQTHDVVRLKTDPRSGTYVIVGFGKKAQVKK; encoded by the coding sequence ATGGCCGACGAAAACAATCTTGCCGTATTCATCGATTTTGAGAACCTGGCATTAGGCCTGGTCGATAAAAAGGCAAAATTCGACATCAGCAAAGTGCTGGCGCGCTTGGTGGAGAAAGGGAAAATCGTGGCCAAATCGGCCTATGCCGATTGGGGTCGCTATTCGGATTATAAGCGACAATTGCACGAGGCGGCGATTGAGCTGATCGAAATTCCCAAACGCGCCATGACCGGCAAAAACAGTGCCGATATTCGGCTCGTCGTGGACGCCATGGACCTTTGCTATTCCAAGGACCACATCGACACCTTCGTGATCGTGTCGGGCGATAGCGACTTTTCGCCGCTCGTGTCCAAACTCAAGGAAAACGGCAAGCGGGTCATCGGTATCGGGATGCGCGACTCAACCTCGGACCTGCTGGCCGGTAACTGCGACGAGTTCATTTATTACGAAGACCTCTTCTCGCCGGAAAGCGAGCCGGAAAAGATCGATAAGACGCTACCCAAGAAAAAGCGCGAGGCCTTCGAACTGCTGATTGCGGCCATCACGGCGCTGGTTCGCGAAAACAAGGAAATTTTGTGGAGCAGCATGGTCAAGGACACCATGAAGCGCAAACAGCCGAATTTCAGCGAATCATTCCACGGCTACCGGACTTTTTCCGAATTGCTGGAAGACGCCCAGACGCACGATGTCGTGCGCCTCAAAACCGACCCGCGCAGCGGCACGTAC
- a CDS encoding nucleoside-diphosphate sugar epimerase/dehydratase: MPETDTELGRNFLDTQIGAWMLRHRRTLIIVSQLALATMSYVLAFLLRFEFDLTPAGNTWPLYTMLKTLPLILALRAAAFYVWDLYRGWWRYVGMNDLIDITKAVVVSSLVFLAVIMFGLRTSFPRSVFLIDAFICLSFIGGSRFMIRAIREYTRMPPRAQAKNVLIYGAREIGVEILKEVRANPHLHMHVVGFIDDFSAKKGFNIQGIPVLGGREELTQILLRYSIDEIIIAARYLKPRDLRALLERFQDSGVRFRIVPAASDILGGQVSIKQLRDVDVEDLLGREAVNLDTEAIRRSFSGKRVLITGAGGSIGSELARQAAAQFPARLILLERNENNLFYIHWELTRRRPLIPIVPVAGDAGDPIRVRRLILEEKPDIILHAAAYKHVPLMESNAVAATLNNVRATRVIAEIAADLGVEKFVLISTDKAVSPSNIMGRTKRLAEWIMLDLSRRADRTSFLAVRFGNVLASEGSVIPLFRRQIAEGGPVTVTHPEMTRYFMTIPEAVQLVMQAAAMGVGGEVFVLEMGAPVKIVDLARNLIRLSGFEPDRDIEIDFVGLRPGEKLREKLWDTDEEIGPTAHDKIRLVRKMRDLPSGLAENLDTLIAAAEQAGEAEAQRLLVAMTDTTETASEETEDDETVDDGGRAVSG, from the coding sequence GTGCCGGAAACCGATACCGAGTTGGGCCGCAACTTCCTTGATACCCAAATCGGGGCGTGGATGTTGCGGCATCGCCGCACGCTGATCATTGTCAGCCAGCTTGCGTTGGCGACGATGTCCTATGTCCTGGCCTTTCTGCTGCGTTTTGAGTTCGACCTGACGCCCGCGGGCAACACCTGGCCTCTTTACACCATGCTGAAAACGTTGCCGCTAATTCTCGCCTTGCGCGCCGCCGCCTTCTACGTCTGGGACCTGTACCGCGGTTGGTGGCGCTACGTGGGCATGAACGACTTGATCGACATCACCAAAGCCGTGGTGGTTAGTTCCCTCGTGTTCCTCGCGGTGATCATGTTCGGCCTGCGCACGAGTTTTCCGCGCTCCGTGTTTTTGATCGACGCTTTTATTTGCCTGTCCTTCATCGGCGGCAGTCGCTTTATGATCCGCGCGATTCGCGAGTACACGCGCATGCCGCCGCGGGCTCAGGCGAAGAACGTGTTGATTTACGGCGCGCGGGAAATCGGCGTCGAAATCCTCAAGGAAGTCCGCGCCAATCCGCACCTGCACATGCACGTGGTGGGTTTCATCGACGACTTCTCGGCGAAGAAGGGTTTCAATATTCAAGGTATTCCGGTGCTCGGAGGGCGCGAGGAACTGACGCAGATCCTGCTGCGTTACAGCATCGACGAGATCATCATCGCCGCGCGTTACCTGAAACCCCGCGACCTGCGCGCGTTGCTCGAACGCTTCCAGGACAGCGGTGTGCGTTTCCGAATCGTCCCGGCGGCCAGCGACATCCTCGGCGGGCAAGTGTCGATCAAACAACTGCGCGACGTCGATGTGGAGGACCTCCTGGGCCGCGAAGCGGTCAACCTGGACACCGAAGCCATCCGCCGCAGCTTCTCCGGCAAGCGCGTACTGATCACCGGCGCGGGGGGCAGCATCGGCAGCGAACTGGCCCGGCAAGCCGCCGCCCAATTCCCGGCGCGGCTGATCCTGCTGGAACGTAACGAAAACAACCTTTTTTACATTCATTGGGAACTGACGCGCCGCCGCCCGCTGATTCCCATCGTGCCCGTCGCGGGCGACGCGGGCGACCCGATTCGTGTCCGCCGGCTGATTCTCGAGGAAAAACCCGACATCATTCTCCACGCCGCGGCCTACAAACACGTGCCGCTCATGGAGTCCAACGCCGTGGCCGCGACGCTCAACAACGTGCGCGCCACGCGGGTTATCGCCGAGATCGCCGCCGACCTCGGGGTGGAAAAATTCGTCCTCATTTCCACCGACAAGGCCGTCAGCCCGTCCAACATCATGGGCCGCACCAAACGGTTGGCGGAATGGATTATGCTCGATTTGTCGCGCCGCGCCGACCGCACGAGTTTTTTGGCCGTACGTTTCGGCAATGTGCTGGCCAGCGAGGGCAGCGTCATTCCCTTGTTCCGGCGGCAGATCGCCGAGGGCGGGCCGGTCACGGTCACTCATCCGGAGATGACCCGCTATTTCATGACGATTCCCGAAGCGGTGCAATTGGTCATGCAAGCTGCCGCGATGGGCGTGGGCGGCGAGGTTTTCGTGTTGGAAATGGGCGCGCCGGTCAAGATCGTGGACTTGGCGCGCAATCTGATTCGACTGTCGGGTTTCGAACCCGACCGCGATATCGAGATCGATTTCGTCGGCCTGCGTCCCGGAGAAAAGCTACGCGAGAAACTATGGGACACCGACGAGGAGATCGGCCCGACAGCGCACGATAAAATTCGCCTGGTGAGAAAAATGCGCGACTTGCCGTCCGGGTTGGCGGAGAACCTGGACACACTTATTGCGGCGGCCGAGCAAGCGGGCGAAGCTGAAGCGCAACGCTTACTGGTTGCCATGACCGACACAACTGAGACCGCGTCCGAAGAAACGGAGGATGACGAGACTGTTGACGACGGCGGTCGAGCCGTGTCAGGATAA